A region from the Pelobates fuscus isolate aPelFus1 chromosome 3, aPelFus1.pri, whole genome shotgun sequence genome encodes:
- the LOC134602607 gene encoding poly(rC)-binding protein 2-like, giving the protein MDTGVIEGGLNVTLTIRLLMHGKEVGSIIGKKGESVKKMREESGARINISEGNCPERIITLAGPTNAIFKAFSMIIEKLEEDISSSMTNSTASSKPPVTLRLVVPASQCGSLIGKGGCKIKEIRESTGAQVQVAGDMLPNSTERAITIAGIPQSIIECVKQICVVMLESPPKGVTIPYRPKPSSSPVIFAGGQVSRQPGGHACETDLWEGRRSHTGGVSLDAVDLHGAYTIQGQYAIPQPDLTKLHQLAMQQSHFPMSHSGNTGFSGGIDASAQTTSHELTIPNDLIGCIIGRQGAKINEIRQMSGAQIKIANPVEGSTDRQVTITGSTASISLAQYLINVRLSSEAGGMGSS; this is encoded by the coding sequence GACACTGGTGTTATTGAAGGAGGATTAAATGTTACGTTGACAATCAGGCTGCTCATGCATGGCAAGGAGGTTGGAAGTATAATTGGAAAGAAAGGAGAATCTGTGAAAAAGATGCGTGAGGAGAGTGGGGCCCGGATAAACATCTCAGAAGGTAATTGCCCTGAACGAATTATCACTCTTGCGGGACCTACAAACGCCATCTTCAAAGCATTCTCTATGATCATTGAAAAACTGGAAGAAGATATTAGCAGCTCTATGACAAATAGTACTGCATCCAGCAAACCACCTGTGACGCTGCGTCTTGTGGTTCCTGCTAGTCAGTGTGGCTCCCTAATTGGGAAAGGCGGTTGTAAAATTAAAGAGATTAGAGAGAGCACAGGGGCTCAGGTCCAAGTGGCTGGAGATATGCTTCCCAACTCAACAGAGCGTGCAATCACTATAGCTGGCATTCCTCAGTCCATCATTGAATGTGTCAAGCAGATATGCGTTGTCATGCTGGAGTCTCCTCCAAAAGGAGTTACCATCCCATATCGACCTAAGCCTTCCAGCTCTCCGGTTATTTTTGCAGGTGGTCAGGTTTCACGCCAGCCCGGAGGGCACGCATGTGAGACTGACCTGTGGGAGGGGCGAAGGTCCCACACAGGGGGGGTCTCCCTAGATGCTGTGGATCTCCATGGGGCCTACACCATTCAAGGACAGTATGCCATTCCTCAGCCTGATCTGACCAAGTTGCACCAGCTGGCAATGCAACAGTCTCACtttcctatgtctcacagtggcAACACCGGATTCAGTGGAGGCATTGATGCATCGGCTCAAACCACTTCTCACGAACTCACCATTCCAAATGATTTGATCGGTTGTATCATTGGACGTCAAGGAGCTAAAATAAACGAGATTCGTCAGATGTCTGGGGCACAGATTAAAATTGCTAATCCTGTGGAAGGTTCTACTGATCGACAAGTGACTATCACTGGATCTACAGCCAGCATCAGCTTGGCCCAATACCTTATCAATGTCAGGCTTTCCTCAGAAGCTGGTGGCATGGGAAGCAGTTAA